GATACTAAATGTCCTTGCCAATATTCCAACCTTATAAATACACGCCATCACTAAAACAGATTTATGGATGGTTGAGCCTTTGAAGGCAGAATCCAATAACAAACAACATAAGTTTTCCCTTGACAATTGCTTTTGCCCCTCacatttcttttttttttaaaggaggattatccagggcctctgcatcagaatgatgtaTACAAATGCATCATCTATACTAATTCAACATTAGAAAACCAGCACAAGGCCTCACTTTATATAGATAAATCGACGAGTTCAACAGGAACACGATTATTGAATACAAAGGTTCAACAAGCAAAAGGGAAATAGTTCGGGCTGGGGCGGCAGCACAGGTGAAGCCCGACATAAAGAAAAAGAGAAATGCCATGCATTCAGCatcggattatttattcgaacatAGCAGAGCACCACCTCTCCATCATAGGGAAACGGAAGCAGTCACGGCTGGCTTGTTATTGGTATTGGTGGTCTTAAGCAAGGCTTTTGGGACGGAGTTGAACTTGGCGAACCACTTGGCCGACTTCTTGAGCTTGcgcttgttgccgtccttcttgTCGATGTAGACGAGGCCGAACCGTGAGCTGTAGCCGAGGCTCCATTCGAAGTTGTCGATCAGACCCCACGTGAAGTGGCCCCGCACGTCCGCGCCCTGGCTGAAAGCACAGATACATACATGAAAGCGCGCTTAGCTAGACTTCAACCACGTGTCTGTGTGTATGTATACATGTGCATGCATGGTAACGTACGTACATTACAGTAATCAATGTGCTATTagggtatgtatgtatgtatgtatgtaggtAAGAGTGCAAAATAAGTGGAAAAAAAAGGTAGGATTTTAGTGTGGGTAGTTACTCTATTGCGTCCTTGACGGCTGAGATGTGGCGCTGGAGGTAGTCTAGCCTCTTCCAGTCATCCAAAGGATCTGTCATGGTTGGGTCGCTGTCCACATCAGCGATTCCTGCACACACACAAGTTAGAGGTAATCCATCACACATCCTTAAAAAAAAACCTCCCATGAACCATTACATCATATCCATGGATTAGGTTCTTGTCTGATTTGAGGGAACTAGTACCACTCGACCACAAAGATTGTTTACACATTAGTGTGTGTCAATCTTCATGAGGATTAGCGTAATGAGGATCAAGGAAATTTAACAAGTTACTTTTGATGTCAGATTTTCAACCTTTTTATTAACTAAAAAGTACCTAATTAATCAACCCCTCGACAAAAGGCCCACGCGATGAGAACTGAAAAGATAATGGCTGCAGGTCAACTAAAGTTTGATATGAACCGATGATTGATCGTTGGATTACTACAAAATCCAttgctatatatacacacacatatcaCTACTTACCGTTCTCAGTGATGAAGATGGGTGGGTTTCCGTATTTCTCCTTCATGATCAGAAGGAGGTCCGTTAGGCCTTTTGGGTACATGTAAATCCAATAAGTCCCAGTCTGCAAATGGATGTCCAAACTTTTAATTAATAACGAGAAAAAACTTCAGATTTGTTTAAGCTTTATTGCAGAAACAAAGCATTATCATGTCTATGCCACTTAACCTTTTTGTTCAAAAGCTTAACTAAAGTCCTGGCTGACTAGTTCTACCATAAGATTTTGGTGAAAATAATCTAcattatcactatcatcatatATGTAATGTTGTATGCAAAATTAACCAGGTAGCTAGTAGGATGATACATACAATAGGACCGATGTCATTCCCGTCACTCCCTTTAGCTGGTCGAACAGAAGAAAAAAGGTGCAGGATTAGCATGAGAACATCAAATTTCTCAAAGGATCTGTAAAGTACTACGGTTTGTCCTCAACCATATTTTCTTACTTTCTGAACTGGCGTAAGCGTCGTCGGTGTTCAGCTTTGGCGTAAAGTCTGATGAAATGTCAACATGCTTGGAGAATCTGGAGGTGTAATAGTTGAGCCCCATGATGTCACATGAGGACGCTAGCTTCTCTTGCTCCTCCTTAGTGAACATGGGTAGACGATCTCCGATCAGTGATCTCATGGAGAAGGGGTAGTCACCCCGAACCACTGGCTCCAGGAACCATCCGAGGTTGTAGTCGATGGATCTTTCCCGGGCCTGATCGTCGAGGAAGGAGTCTTGGTATGGCTCGTAGCCCATTACATCAAAGGCCATCCCTATTTTGGAATCCCCATGCTGCAGTTGGTCGGTCAATATAACTAAATTATAAATATACATATACATACGACTAGTTGTTGCTTGTTTATTAGATAATGTATATCTCTCTCTTTGTGTATGTACCTCGTTGTAATGCGCTTTGAACAGCTCAACAGCCTCAGCATGAGCTAGGAGGATGTGGTGACCAGCAGTGTATGGCTCTCTGAGCGAGTCTCCTTCTGGGACGGCACAATCCATCCCCGGCGAGCACCTCCCAGGAGCATGAATCCCCTCTCCATAGGAGAAGCAACAATATGTATGTGGCTCGTTAAAGGTGAACCAGTTCTTCACCCTGTCGCCGAAGCTCTCAAAGCACACCTTGGCGAAGTGTTTGTAATCATTTCTGCAAAAAAATCAAACCCGAAGGATGTTCAACAAAATTGTTTTTTAGCTTAACAACAAGTAGTTATGTTAGTTTACTGGTGCATCATCGAATGACAATACAACATTGTTTCTGATCTGAAAAGAACCGTTTTTCTACTCATGGTCCACGAATAGAACCATCTTCTTACAAATCAATTTTCTTTTGTTTGCTGCATACTTACACAATCTGCCGATTTAAGAAACCGCCGTACTTGTCTTCCAGTGCTTGAGGGGTGTCCCAGTGCCAAATTGTAACATATGGCACTATGCCTGAGTTACAATAAACAAATAATGATTTATGCAAGCTTTTGCAAGTCTGACTCATTAAGCACTAATCAAACCACGAAGAAAAAGGTTTTCACCATGATGTATCAACGAGTTGATGAGGTTGTTGTAGTAGTCAATGCCTTTCTGGTTTGGCTTTCCCGTCCCATCTGAAAGCCATAATAAGCATGTGCCGAAATTAGGACCCCAACAATATAACAATTCTTATCGGTTGCGTCAAATTTGTACAGGACATCTTTATTGTTCCTAACTTATTCACCGTACAAAACATATATGGTTATTTTGTAGTATTTACTTGGCAGTATTCTTGACCAAGAGATGGAGAACCTATACACTTTCATGCCCATGTCCTTCAGCGCTTTGACGTCCTCCTGCCAGTCATAAATGATGACAACATATTGTCATGCATATTTTCATTAGAAGTGCATATTCAAAATGGTTTTTCCAAACAAAAAATGCAACGACATAAAATCAATTCTCTCATAACATTTGTTACATGTAACAGAACTAACTCACATATGTAACCAATATATTAGCTTGTTACCCAAAATTCATGCAATTCCAAAAAATATGAAAGGACCACTCGCATCTTTTTCGACCAGCTTCCCCATTTTTGACTTTGGTATAATCATGTCCAGAAAACACAATTCAAGCAGTAGAAAATAATTAATGTTCTTATTAACAATATTTTAATATATCCACTTGTGATTTCCTTCGTATTTTCATTCTTTTCTAAAGATAACATATCCAGTTTCTGTGAAAAAATTGTTCAAAAATTTCCTGTTCCATTAGCGTGATTATTGTAATCGTGCCTTGGATATTCCCAATGATGAGTTATGCGGTGCATTTTAACAAGTGGCCCTCCAAAGTTACTGGCATCCCAGTACTTACTTCATACAGATGGTAGGAGTTTGCTGCAACGTCCCCATTGGTCCTGTCGGATATGCGCTCTgttcatatatatacacacatgaaATTAAGGAGAAGGACTCAGGAAAGAATAATATCACATGTTTGTAACACTGAAAAGTAGATCTTGTTGTTGCTATATATATGCATCATATATATCAACTTATATTACGTAGATAGAACAAAAATTAAGGCAGGGTTATGTTACCAGGATATGTGTGGCAGAAGTGGTCCCAAGTGCTTGGCCCCTTGCCATCTTCATTCCAAGCACCTTCAATCTACATGGATGACGACATATATAACATTTTGTGCAATCGAACAAACCATTAAACATGCATTTTGACATCATGTTTTCCCTTAGTAATTAGTTATCACTGAAACAGTTGATGCCATTATTTCTTTTAAATTGACGGATATACATTTGTGCTAGAAAATAATTAATACCTGGTACGCTGAAGTGGAGGCACCAAAGAGGAAGTCCTTGTCGAACCAGTCCCTTTTAGGGATTTGCCAGGGCTTGAGCTTAGTGAACACAGGCCCAATGGGCTCTGCTGGCTTTGACGGTGTGCCTGCCCTGACGGTGAGGTTACAGAACCTTCCCTTGCTCTTCTGTGATGAAGCAGCAGACCGGAGCCATAGGTTCTCACTGTTGTGTCCTGCACGGCTTCTAATGCTAAGGTGGGTGGTGGGATTCAGGGTAGCGGCAGCAAGTAGAGCCATCTCTTGCTAGCAGCTGGCTGAAGTGTTGTGAGCAGCTTGAGGAGTGAGTTCCCTTGTACGCTTATGCATCTATTTATAGATGAGGATGGAGAATCTGTCAAGTGGGGGTGATGGTGGGATGAGAATGAAGCTACGGCTGGAACCCTAAGACACAAGACAAGGACACCAGTTGGCTAGCCTGGTGGGACCTCTTTGTAACTTACCACTGTGCATTCCTGCAGCCCACACCAAAGAAGTGGCAGAGGAGCATATCCCTCTGGGTCAAATCCAACAAAACAAAAATGTGTTTTGTACATTCATTGAAGAGAACAGTGAAAAGTTGTACCTGTAGACATTCGAATGGCACACATATAAATTTGAACACACTAAGTTAAAGAGAAATAGCCAAACTGTGCTCTTTAAATATTAATCTCTTTACCCTAATCGACATGTTGAAACTCTTCTTATCCTAAGCTAACTAACAGTAGATTCAAATCTTTACCCCCCACGTAGTGCATGAAATATGTTCAGAAATTGGTTGCGTGGTATCGACAAACAATTATCTACACACATTCTTGTGGTGGCCGCTGCCTTATGTTAGGCAttgtggcttaccaggaatgaCATGGTTTTTAATAATAAATGTGTTTCATCTCCTTTGCAGGTTATTCATGCATGTAGGAGATGGCTCCGTACATGGTTTATCCTGCAGAGGCCAGAGGACAGATATAATTTTTATGATGACGTCTACCTGGCTAGAGCATACGGCCAGGGAGGTTCCTCCATTCATGGATGGTGAAGTAACTCCGGATAGGATCTACCCCACCTTAGGCTGGACTTATTATTATTGTTGTAGAACAGTATTTTATTTTTGGTTGTGTTGGACgtgttggttgtgtgcattgtGCTATGCTGAAGATGGGCTTTCTTTTTAATGTGGTTGTATCACCTCTATAAGTCAATTGAATGAAATGtcctttattgaaaaaaaagctaATTAACGGTAGACAAAAGGCATGACTTGACTCTGCctcttttttttttagaaaaggaggatgaccgccggtctctgcatctgggagatgcattcGGCCACTTTATTGACTCTGCCTCCTATAGAAAGTAAAAAGTATATATGTTCAGCTGGGAATCCATCTCTACATGCAAGTGTTAGAGCAAAGATGTCCCTCGACACATATCTTGGAAGTACTTCCTTTGTAAAGTAATATAAAATATCAGAAAATTGTTCTTCCTAACTTTTAGTGCATCAATCCAGTTAGCTTAACTTAGCGGCGTAACCAATACTAGCTCCGCCCCTGATCAGATCTATTGTGTTTGCTAGAGAAATACCCACCTTTTTCAGTTCAAAATTATCTAAAGTGAGTAATCCTAGCGTTTATATCCCATCATAATGCCCTATAGAAGAAAGAAACCCCCTAAATCCTCATCTAAATCACCTACCTACTACATTATCAGAATAGTCTAGCCCCCTAAATTTGCATCTAAATCATGTACCTATCTCCACTTCCGAATTACCCAGGAATACGCGGACGATGCTAACGAATCAATCTTTTACCTGGCCTGTGGTGACATGCATGGATCCGAACAGTGGccattttcaccttgttgctacTCACCGTTGGTGTTCCGAACAATAAACTGCTCGTGCAACGCGTGGCTCGTGGTTCTTCCATTTGTCAGTGCAGTCCACACATCCTGTGTGTGGCTGTCCGTCATCGCATGCATGTGGGGGATGTAGGATTCTCGCCGCGTTTCTCGTCGCCGTGAGTTGAGATCAAGACAAGGCCATCTTACACTGTCCATATAAAAAAAGATTATCTTGCACATCAGTAGGTACCATATCTCTATAAGTACACTATTAATCTACATATTGATGTCACCGGCATGTTGTCAGTCCAGCTAGCGTATCGCATCGCATCGCATCGCCAAAAGTACGTGGCTTGATTGTACGTAATATATTGTTGTCTGATCCACACTAAGACTgcccgtaatgggagtatcatagataGTATCATGCATACCAACTAGAAAATTTTGATTAGGTGACGTAGaattaaataaagaaagaaagcGTTGAGTCCGTATCATATTAATTGATGTGATATTATTTGTAATGCATGTCaataaatgaagtcatctatgaTACCAGCATATGATACTATGCAGTTATACtatgatactacttccgtaatgcatactattataagttagtatcttaggttgccttattaattgtcatgcatgacacaacgTAGTACAACATTTAGTATGATACagcagtatcatgatatgatacaacATCCTCTCTTTTCTCATTTAATTGTGAGCCACATCATTAAAAAaaatctagttggcatgcatgatatcaCTTATAATACTtccattacgaccaaccttaggccctgtttggttcataagtcctaggactttttttagtcccaacttataagtctcaagtccctaaaaagtcctacctgtttggttcctgggaattaacatggactaaaagaccatattacaactataagtccctataagtccctctttgagagtcttatttcataagtcccaaatgcccactttaagtccctataagtccctcccgtttggtttagatgagacttatagggacttttttaagtccctaaactaacaagtccctggaaacaaacaccctcttagaATAGCCAGAGTGATCGTATCTTAGccagtatcatgcacttgggactagcaaacacGCTGATGTGGCAAACAATTAAATAAGAGAGATAGGTTAGAGGAGtaatataggtagataccgtatcataataaatattATGCTATTATGTGTCATAAATAACAACAAATAAAATCATGTATGATACTAATCTTTGATACAATGCACTATAAAGATATATAATATCATATGCGATACTCCCAACACATAAAGTAGTACCTCCGTATCAGTGGCGAGGATCAATGCGCCACGTTGGTATCACATGGCTAGGAAAGGAGAATCTGCCATGTTATTAATGTTGTTTGGGTCAATCAGAGCGTAGGCAGATGTGCTATATTAATTGTACTACTAATTAATTCCTTCACTCTAGGGGGATGTGTCTGCAAATTACGCGACCATTTGCATTGGTGGTTTTGTGTTAGCTCGGattttaggctggtcatagtggagagtaacttatattagtgtcatgcatatgatactagtctaaattactatcttcatagtgcaaagtaacatagatggcttcatttattagcttgtagctTCATTTTTTCTTGGGAAgcgttatgttatattacatattatgttactctaaacacctctctcctcattaactacatgcaACATAAGCAAAAAAAAATTGAAGTGCACTATGTTACTAACTAAATTACTCCCACTATGAATAGCCTTACAACGGAAGCTATTAGCTTATTTTCAGTCTCACGGAGACGTCCGCTTGCATCCCTACCTTGCTCCTGTGCATCAGCAGAGCGTTCATTGAGTAGAGCAAGGAACACGCGCGCGGTTAATCCGGGACCATCTGCATTGGGCACGCAGGAAACATGTAAGTGCTAAGATACAAGACAAGTACGGTGGGCACACGATCGTGGCGCGCAGTGCCGTGCATTGTAGCCGCTGATACAGATGTGCTACTAGCGTGGATCACGCAGCAATATATAATGTACTCGTACCATCCAGTCAGCTACGGTCATCAGCGATGAAGATAAGTAGGGTACCGATAGGGTAAGATAGTCGTGTGATGTGATGTGTGTTCTGCCGTTTCTGGCAAAAATATATCTTCAAGCCTACCATCAATGGAAGATCCTTTATGTTTCCCATGCAGATCCAGATCAACCCGACTGCCCAATCCGCAGCCACTTTTGACCCCCAAATCCTCACCGCATTCTGTAAATATCGCTGGAACTCCACTGCCCCCATCAACCATAgaacctcaataattgtttttATTTCCTCCTTGAATAATGGATGAGAATTTCTTTTCGGGGTAGAAAGAGGATGCGATTATTGCACACATCCTTTTATTGTTGCAAAGTTTATTTatgggtgtgtctagggcacatctagatgtgccatagttattgcacatctaagtgacttaatcaagcaaaagaaaaaagaaaaacataagaaaaaaataccCACACAAATCTCCGCGTATGATCAATGATATagcacttagatgtgcaatacttattaCACATCTAGATGTGTTTTAGCAAAACTGTTTATTAAAACCCAACATCCCACACGATGGTACAAAAGGGCAAAAGACCACAAGGCTACAACAAGGATAAAACAGCCAAAAAGAAATAAGATCATATGATGTCGACTGCCACACAGGGTTGTGCATTAATTGTGGCCACTGATGCAGACCTTCTAGTGTGGATCAGGCAACAATATATCACCATCAGTCAACTATACGTCTATGATCAAAGTTTTTTATCAGTCAAATATATTGtcttagcccccccccccctccccccgcgtcgtcctccccagggcggctcgggcggcgaccCCCCTCCCCCGgccgacacccccccccccccccccgctactccctctccccccgccgccgccaaaAGCTCCTGCTGGGCAAAGCCCGCGCGGATGGCGGGCCGTCGTTCCCTATGCAGAGCGCTCACGAGCCATGGGAGCTCTGTGCGGCGGAGGGTGGCGCGGCGCGACTCCGGCGTGCGTCGCTTCTGCTAGTGGTGGTCGGGGATGGTGGGGGGGAAGCGATTGCGGATCCCTCCCTCCCGCTGGCCTTCCCTCGATCTGGCGCCTCCCTACCGCATTGGCGCCTGACGGGCGTCGGTGGTGTCGGAGATGGCCGCTGGATTCGGTCGGCGGGGTCCGGCGGAGGTTGCTCTGTTAGGCGCAGGGTGGTGGTGCTCACCCTCCCCCCGCGGTGCCGCCGTCCGCTTTGGTTGTGTGGTGCTGCCATCTGGCAGCGCTGCGCGTGGGCGGCGTGCCTGCCGGCCTCGGTTTGGCTCGGTTCTGGTGGGGAGCGGCGGGGGCATGTTTGATCCTGCCGGATCTGGCTTGCGGTGGCCCGGATCTGGTCATGTGTGGCAGCGGGGCTGCAGTGGCCCTTCTCTGTGGTGGTGCAGCAAGCAGTGCTCCACGATCAAAATCGATGCTATTTTGGAGGTGGTCTGCTCACTTGGACGAAAGTCCTGCTCTTGTCGGAGCCGGCGACGGCGACACCTGCGGGCGCCGCGAACCTCCTTGGAGGCAGCGCTGTCATGGTGGCTGCCCCTTCGAAAAACTCCGGGGAAACCCATGTCCCAGGTTCGTCTGGGGCGGACGATGGCGGCACATTTTTGTGTCGcgtcccttcttgaaggcatcatctGGGTTCAGCTCGGTTGGTCTCTGTGGTGGCTGCTCGTTGCGGgtttgatggtggtggtggtgcggccggCTTGGGGTCGACGGTGGTGTGTGCTCTGTTGGCGAGGAGCTGGTGCTCTGTCTGCGAGATCTTGGCGGCTCAGCCATGCGTCGGAATGGGTCTGATTTTCATCCGAAGCCGGGTTAGCGGGGGCGTTATCCTACTTAATGGATCACCTCATTCCCATACGACACCTCTACCTCTGCGGGGTGTTGTTGGGTGGCGACCAGACGGCCAACGTTCAAGGCTCTTATCCTTGCTTGGTCAGATGAAGATGTAAGTTGAGGTCCTTCTCCTTGCTGGTTGTGCTGATGAGATTTGTTATGgcggtcggtgggtggtggtgcgTCCAGCTTCGGATCATCGGAAAGGCCTTCTTCTGTGCCTTTTCCTCGACGGGTCTTTCAGAGGTTCGTCtggatgtgtgtgtgcgtgtgtgtgttttcgGTTATATCTCTTCTCTTGTTTCCCCCGTGTACTCTGGTTCACTTGAACCTATCTTGTATGGAGCCGTGAGGCTTCTATGCAAATTCAAAGGAATATATTCAGGTGGGTATCCCCTTTCCCCCCGGTGACCATTCAAAAAAAATTGTCTTATGATCAAATTTGTTTTAAAATACGAGGGGCGCAATAAACCAAGACGGAAGAAGTATGTGTCAGGGTGGATCGCGCAACAAGgtattagactagccacaatggagagtaacatacactagtaacatacacatatccctagactatgttactaccttcatagtgggtagtaacataagtatggtaacatgcaaagtcTCATTTATTAGGTTaaagactcatattgcattggaacatgtggtgttacagtaactagctaagttactcaaactacctctctcttcattaactcattgtcacataagcaaatttgctgagttggactcgatgttactgctgaagttactcccactgtggctagtcttatgtaCCATCCAAGCATCTCTGCTTACCGATGTGGAACACTAGCTGGACTGACTACATGCCGGTGTCATCAATGCATGTGACTGACAACCACTCAC
This region of Triticum aestivum cultivar Chinese Spring chromosome 2D, IWGSC CS RefSeq v2.1, whole genome shotgun sequence genomic DNA includes:
- the LOC780591 gene encoding 4-hydroxy-7-methoxy-3-oxo-3,4-dihydro-2H-1,4-benzoxazin-2-yl glucoside beta-D-glucosidase 1c, chloroplastic — protein: MALLAAATLNPTTHLSIRSRAGHNSENLWLRSAASSQKSKGRFCNLTVRAGTPSKPAEPIGPVFTKLKPWQIPKRDWFDKDFLFGASTSAYQIEGAWNEDGKGPSTWDHFCHTYPERISDRTNGDVAANSYHLYEEDVKALKDMGMKVYRFSISWSRILPNGTGKPNQKGIDYYNNLINSLIHHGIVPYVTIWHWDTPQALEDKYGGFLNRQIVNDYKHFAKVCFESFGDRVKNWFTFNEPHTYCCFSYGEGIHAPGRCSPGMDCAVPEGDSLREPYTAGHHILLAHAEAVELFKAHYNEHGDSKIGMAFDVMGYEPYQDSFLDDQARERSIDYNLGWFLEPVVRGDYPFSMRSLIGDRLPMFTKEEQEKLASSCDIMGLNYYTSRFSKHVDISSDFTPKLNTDDAYASSETKGSDGNDIGPITGTYWIYMYPKGLTDLLLIMKEKYGNPPIFITENGIADVDSDPTMTDPLDDWKRLDYLQRHISAVKDAIDQGADVRGHFTWGLIDNFEWSLGYSSRFGLVYIDKKDGNKRKLKKSAKWFAKFNSVPKALLKTTNTNNKPAVTASVSL